The DNA window CTTCGTTAATCTCTCGTTGAACAAAGTCAAACGAGAGATTAACCGAGCACTACCCTCATCTGAGTCGAAAGCTCCTACGATCGCGTGTCAACGAAGTCAAACGCCGGAAGTGTACTCAGGCTGTAGGCCGAGAGGGCCAGTTCGTCGATCTTCGCGAAGTCGCGCTCCTGAAAAGCTTTCGCTAACGCCTTTGCCAACTTGGGCGTGATGTTCTTCGGATCGGGCAGGCGGATGCGTCGCAGGTACTGTGCCTGGAATCGCAGGTACCCGCCGCGCATTTTCACGGCATACGACCACACGAAAAACAGGGCAACCTTCGAACTTAGCAGCGCGCCGAGGACGCGCATGTCCCATGATCCGGAAGTTACGAAGTAGAGGTTATGGTGAGGGTGAAACCGTCCCTCATCCAGGACGACCTCATTCGATCCGGCAATGTCCGGGATCAGAAGCTTGGGCACCGAGACGAGCTCCGGGTAGACGCGATCGATCGTGCGGTACCATCCCTGTTCATTCTTCTGGGCGACGTGCCGCGCCTTCACCGGCTCGCGGTACTTCTCGAAGTAGCGGGCGAGGCGTGGGTAGTCCTTTAGATCAATGACGCCACCACTCTCGCGGAACGTGTTGATTACGAATCGTTGACCGTCGGCGACCTTGCCCGCGGCGATGTCGTCGCGCATGACCAGCGGGACTAGGCGCTCGGGCTCAATATCCGCTTCCGGTCCTACGATGTAGACCTTGTCGTTCCCGGTTGCGACCCCGATGCGAACTCGCGTGTCGCCGCTCTCGATCGGGGCAAGGCGATCCTCCAACTCCCGGAGAATCGCGAGATGCTCCGGCGTGCTAAGTACCCAGGGCTCTTCGCCGCGGAACCATGCGTCGTACCTAGCAGTGGCAACGCCGGGCGCGGACTTGCGGCTACCATCCATAGCCGCGAGCACGGCCGCGCACTCCGCTGGCCCTGCGGTACTGAGGGTCGCGACGGTCACGTGCTCGCTCTTCCCGTGACCGATCGCGAAGATTGCTGGGTAGGCGATGACATCAGTCTCGAAAGGCGACGCCTGATGGAGGTCGATGTAGCAGCGAACGCGGAAGCGCCTGGTGATGAGCCCCCGCAGGGGCGCGCCATACTTGTTGAGCGTCCAGCGGTCTGCGCACACGAACGAGAGCACGCCATCCTTACCCAACAAGTTCAATCCGTGCTCCATGAACGCGACGTAGAGATCGGCGCGGTCGTAGATCGTGCAGAATCGACGCCGGTACTCCCCCTGAAGGATCGGCGCCAATTGCTCGATTCGCACAT is part of the Polyangia bacterium genome and encodes:
- a CDS encoding Eco57I restriction-modification methylase domain-containing protein — encoded protein: MNLPVVFPSDAYQFGERSSGETHGVVLTKPHVVDLILDLAGYTTNRDLTRLRLLEPACGHGAFLVTAVERLMAAAKRRRRSPAELADAIRAYDIDPGHVAISRRAVAAILTANGVASGAASKLASRWIRKGDFLLTAENPTYDAVVGNPPYVRIEQLAPILQGEYRRRFCTIYDRADLYVAFMEHGLNLLGKDGVLSFVCADRWTLNKYGAPLRGLITRRFRVRCYIDLHQASPFETDVIAYPAIFAIGHGKSEHVTVATLSTAGPAECAAVLAAMDGSRKSAPGVATARYDAWFRGEEPWVLSTPEHLAILRELEDRLAPIESGDTRVRIGVATGNDKVYIVGPEADIEPERLVPLVMRDDIAAGKVADGQRFVINTFRESGGVIDLKDYPRLARYFEKYREPVKARHVAQKNEQGWYRTIDRVYPELVSVPKLLIPDIAGSNEVVLDEGRFHPHHNLYFVTSGSWDMRVLGALLSSKVALFFVWSYAVKMRGGYLRFQAQYLRRIRLPDPKNITPKLAKALAKAFQERDFAKIDELALSAYSLSTLPAFDFVDTRS